The following proteins come from a genomic window of Salvia hispanica cultivar TCC Black 2014 chromosome 4, UniMelb_Shisp_WGS_1.0, whole genome shotgun sequence:
- the LOC125219924 gene encoding dual specificity protein phosphatase 1-like isoform X1: MAGEAYKEHVAGLLKVIRASKIVKEDNIPCLIEDGLFLGSLGAANNKTALKALNVTHILTVAHSLIPSHPNDFVYKIIQVRDTEDVKLSQYFDECFAFIDEAKASGGGVLVHCFLGRSRSVTIIIAYLMFKHGMSLSEAVEHVRVKRPTMCPNQGFISQLEEYAKFLQVDAKNKDRAAHEPEKSGSSV, encoded by the exons ATGGCTGGTGAGGCATATAAGGAACATGTTGCAGGGCTATTGAAAGTCATCCGAGCTTCGAAAATTGTCAAAGAGGACAACATTCCTTGCCTAATTGAAGAT GGCCTTTTTTTAGGATCTCTTGGAGCTGCCAATAATAAGACTGCTCTGAAAGCATTGAACGTCACACACATTTTGACTGTCGCCCATTCGCTGATCCCTTCTCACCCTAACGATTTTGTTTACAAAATTATCCAAG TTCGGGACACAGAAGATGTCAAACTATCTCAGTACTTCGACGAGTGTTTTGCATTTATAGATGAAGCTAAGGCGTCAGGAGGTGGTGTACTGGTTCACTGCTTTCTTGGACGATCAAGAAG CGTTACCATCATTATTGCTTATCTTATGTTTAAACACGGCATGAGCTTATCCGAAGCTGTGGAGCACGTGAGGGTGAAAAGACCAACGATGTGTCCCAACCAAGGATTCATTTCACAACTCGAGGAGTATGCGAAATTTCTTCAAG TAGATGCAAAAAACAAAGACAGAGCAGCACACGAGCCTGAAAAGTCGGGTAGCTCAGTATAG
- the LOC125219924 gene encoding dual specificity protein phosphatase 1-like isoform X3, with the protein MAGEAYKEHVAGLLKVIRASKIVKEDNIPCLIEDGLFLGSLGAANNKTALKALNVTHILTVAHSLIPSHPNDFVYKIIQVRDTEDVKLSQYFDECFAFIDEAKASGGGVLVHCFLGRSRSVTIIIAYLMFKHGMSLSEAVEHVRVKRPTMCPNQGFISQLEEYAKFLQAFPFVQ; encoded by the exons ATGGCTGGTGAGGCATATAAGGAACATGTTGCAGGGCTATTGAAAGTCATCCGAGCTTCGAAAATTGTCAAAGAGGACAACATTCCTTGCCTAATTGAAGAT GGCCTTTTTTTAGGATCTCTTGGAGCTGCCAATAATAAGACTGCTCTGAAAGCATTGAACGTCACACACATTTTGACTGTCGCCCATTCGCTGATCCCTTCTCACCCTAACGATTTTGTTTACAAAATTATCCAAG TTCGGGACACAGAAGATGTCAAACTATCTCAGTACTTCGACGAGTGTTTTGCATTTATAGATGAAGCTAAGGCGTCAGGAGGTGGTGTACTGGTTCACTGCTTTCTTGGACGATCAAGAAG CGTTACCATCATTATTGCTTATCTTATGTTTAAACACGGCATGAGCTTATCCGAAGCTGTGGAGCACGTGAGGGTGAAAAGACCAACGATGTGTCCCAACCAAGGATTCATTTCACAACTCGAGGAGTATGCGAAATTTCTTCAAG CATTTCCATTTGTCCAGTAG
- the LOC125185401 gene encoding transcription factor MUTE — MSHIAVERNRRKQMNDHLKVLRSLTPCFYIKRGDQASIIGGVIEFIKELHQVVQSLETKKRRKSLSPSPGPSPRQFRLSPPQPETPFFGDFKELGACCNSPVADVEAKISGSNVILRTISKRIPGQIVRIVGVLERLSFEILHLNISTMEDTVLYSFVVKIGLECQVSVEELAFEVQQSFCSQQVYIREHAQILS, encoded by the exons ATGTCTCATATCGCTGTCGAGAGAAACCGCCGCAAGCAGATGAACGACCACCTCAAAGTCCTACGTTCCTTAACACCGTGTTTCTACATCAAACGG GGTGATCAAGCCTCGATTATTGGTGGAGTGATCGAGTTCATAAAGGAGCTGCATCAAGTGGTACAGTCGTTGGAGAcgaagaagaggaggaagagccTGAGCCCTAGCCCGGGCCCCAGCCCTAGGCAGTTCAGGCTCAGTCCTCCTCAGCCGGAAACCCCCTTTTTTGGGGATTTCAAGGAGTTGGGAGCTTGCTGCAACTCCCCGGTTGCTGACGTGGAGGCGAAGATCTCGGGATCCAACGTGATTCTAAGAACTATATCGAAACGAATCCCGGGGCAGATCGTGAGGATCGTTGGTGTCTTGGAGAGGCTTTCCTTTGAGATTCTTCACTTGAACATTAGCACCATGGAAGATACCGTTCTTTACTCCTTTGTTGTCAag ATAGGGTTGGAGTGCCAAGTGAGTGTGGAGGAGCTCGCATTTGAAGTTCAGCAAAGTTTCTGCTCTCAACAAGTCTACATTAGGGAACATGCACAAATTTTGTcatga
- the LOC125219924 gene encoding dual specificity protein phosphatase 1-like isoform X2: protein MAGEAYKEHVAGLLKVIRASKIVKEDNIPCLIEDGLFLGSLGAANNKTALKALNVTHILTVAHSLIPSHPNDFVYKIIQVRDTEDVKLSQYFDECFAFIDEAKASGGGVLVHCFLGRSRSVTIIIAYLMFKHGMSLSEAVEHVRVKRPTMCPNQGFISQLEEYAKFLQDAKNKDRAAHEPEKSGSSV from the exons ATGGCTGGTGAGGCATATAAGGAACATGTTGCAGGGCTATTGAAAGTCATCCGAGCTTCGAAAATTGTCAAAGAGGACAACATTCCTTGCCTAATTGAAGAT GGCCTTTTTTTAGGATCTCTTGGAGCTGCCAATAATAAGACTGCTCTGAAAGCATTGAACGTCACACACATTTTGACTGTCGCCCATTCGCTGATCCCTTCTCACCCTAACGATTTTGTTTACAAAATTATCCAAG TTCGGGACACAGAAGATGTCAAACTATCTCAGTACTTCGACGAGTGTTTTGCATTTATAGATGAAGCTAAGGCGTCAGGAGGTGGTGTACTGGTTCACTGCTTTCTTGGACGATCAAGAAG CGTTACCATCATTATTGCTTATCTTATGTTTAAACACGGCATGAGCTTATCCGAAGCTGTGGAGCACGTGAGGGTGAAAAGACCAACGATGTGTCCCAACCAAGGATTCATTTCACAACTCGAGGAGTATGCGAAATTTCTTCAAG ATGCAAAAAACAAAGACAGAGCAGCACACGAGCCTGAAAAGTCGGGTAGCTCAGTATAG
- the LOC125222964 gene encoding heavy metal-associated isoprenylated plant protein 33-like: MSKEEFLKIQTCVLKVNIHCDGCKHKVKKILQKIDGVYTTNIDSEQGKVTVSGNVDAATLIKKLTKNGKHAEIWGAPKPNANNNNNNNQAKNDNAKAAAKKGQPPAPQKGGGGGGGGNNQVKGGGGMPQGMTPQMLQQLQQMKALQDLKTGPQFMKDVKAAAVGGGPNQKGVKLLPEEGFSDGEFDDDDYDDEDDDYDEEDDDEEFEDDLDDGPPPPAKMKQPPPPPAMNHGQQMMMPNMMTPQQQMIMMKAAAAAANAKKEGGGGGGSGGGGAGGGGGNIPMQMLNLGGGGGGGKKGGGGNGNGGNQGQGGGGGGKGGKNGGGQPQMGGGNKNGGGGGGGGAGNVNNFMANGAKKGGGMNDGGHGMPPSNMMMSMNGAAANVGHMPKLPPMGNQAGFSGLPPMNGGPGAPPGYFPGGGPGPDQMAGNPYYQQQQQQQQQQQQMATMMMNQQRAAGNERFQPMMYARPPPAVNYMPPYPSYPYPPPPGERADQYSMFSDENTNSCAIM; the protein is encoded by the exons ATGAGTAAAGAAGAGTTCTTGAAGATCCAG ACTTGTGTGCTCAAAGTCAATATTCACTGTGATGGGTGTAAGCACAAAGTGAAGAAAATCCTGCAGAAAATCGATG GCGTTTACACGACCAACATAGATTCCGAGCAGGGGAAAGTTACCGTTTCCGGCAATGTCGACGCCGCCACTCTCATCAAGAAgcttaccaaaaatggaaagcaTGCCGAAATCTGGGGCGCCCCCAAGCCCAACgccaacaacaacaacaacaacaatcagGCCAAGAATGACAATGCGAAGGCTGCTGCTAAGAAGGGTCAGCCGCCGGCGCCGCAGAAGGGTGGTggcggtggaggtggaggGAACAATCAGGTGAAGGGAGGCGGCGGGATGCCGCAGGGGATGACGCCGCAGATGCTGCAGCAGCTGCAGCAGATGAAGGCGTTGCAAGATCTGAAGACGGGGCCGCAGTTTATGAAGGATGTgaaggcggcggcggtgggcGGCGGGCCGAATCAGAAGGGGGTGAAGCTGCTGCCGGAGGAGGGGTTTAGTGATGGTGAGTTTGATGACGATGATtatgatgatgaggatgatgaTTATGATGAGGAGGATGATGATGAGGAGTTTGAGGATGATCTGGATGATGGGCCTCCGCCGCCGGCGAAGATGAAgcagccgccgccgccgccggcgaTGAATCATGGGCAGCAGATGATGATGCCCAACATGATGACTCCGCAGCAGCAGATGATTATGATGAAGGCCGCCGCGGCTGCCGCCAATGCCAAGAAGGaaggcggcggaggaggaggaagcgGTGGCGGCGGTGCTGGTGGCGGTGGTGGGAATATCCCAATGCAAATGTTGAAtcttggtggtggtggtggaggagggaAGAAAGGTGGTGGTGGGAATGGAAATGGTGGGAATCAAGGTcaaggtggtggtggtggagggaAGGGTGGGAAAAACGGTGGCGGGCAGCCGCAAATGGGGGGCGGGAACAAGAATGGTGGCggcggaggtggtggtggggctggaaatgtcaacaatttcATGGCAAATGGGGCCAAGAAAGGGGGTGGAATGAATGATGGGGGTCATGGCATGCCACCATCAAACATGATGATGTCCATGAATGGTGCTGCTGCTAATGTGGGCCATATGCCCAAATTGCCCCCCATGGGGAACCAAGCCGGCTTTTCGGGCCTCCCGCCAATGAACGGCGGCCCTGGTGCTCCTCCCGGCTACTTTCCGGGCGGAGGGCCCGGGCCGGATCAAATGGCGGGAAACCCCTACTATCAGCAGCAGCAACAGCAACAACAACAGCAACAACAGATGGCGACAATGATGATGAACCAACAACGCGCCGCGGGGAATGAGAGGTTTCAGCCAATGATGTACGCGCGCCCGCCTCCCGCGGTCAACTACATGCCACCGTACCCATCGTACCCTTACCCACCGCCTCCTGGCGAGCGGGCTGATCAGTACTCGATGTTCAGCGATGAGAACACCAATAGCTGCGCGATCATGTGA